The Gloeomargarita lithophora Alchichica-D10 genomic sequence AACCCTTTGCGAAAAGCATAGTGGTCAATGCCTTCATCTATCTCAATCCCAGCCACCGCCCCATGCACCCGGTAGTTTTGATATTGTGGAAACGATTGCTTAAAACGACTTAGTTTTATAAGAAATTCATCCACATCATCTTTGCTTAAACGGGATTTACACTCCACCAGAATCGCCACCGTATCATCTACCGCCAGAACATCAATCTCCATCGCCAAGCCAGGTTGCCTGGTTTTTGCCCTTGGATATACATACTTAATATCAATGCCCCGTTGCTGAAATAAATTCAATACCGCTGGCTCCACCAAACCCTCAACAAAACGACCCCAACGGGTGGTCAACCCATCCACCGCCTTGGTGGTGCGCTCGACACTCTGCTCTAATTTCGCTAAGCGTCGGTCTGCTTCAGCACTGCGTCGGTCTGCCTCCTCACTGCGCCGGTCTGCTTCAGCACTGCGTTTATCTGCCTCCTCACTGCGCCGGTCCGCTTCCGCTTGGGACTTCTCAAATAGTTTGTAAATATCTGCCAAGGTGATCGCCATACTTAAAACTTACTACTACACCTCCATTGTACAATCCGGTAATGGTTCGTGCGTCAGGTCACCAGAGAATCAGGGACTATGCGGGAGATAGAAAATTCCCAACACATGAACTATGGCAATCCTATCTGAATTTTGCCCAGCGGTTGCAGGGGTGCCGTCCCCGGATTTAGTTCTCCTGGACATAAGCTTTCTCGCAAGATAATTCTCTATAATTGCAAATAGATAGAAGTGTCCCTAACTCAGATACCCCTATGACATCAAAACCATCCCGCTTCAGTGATCCCTACTCTGATTGGCATGGGTGTGAAAATCTATTTAAGGATATTCTTGACCAGGAACCCATTGATCTGAATGTGAAGGACTATCGGGTAATCTTTGCCCGTCATTTACCGGCGGCGGATTATCGTGAAGGTTTGTATTACATTCCCCACTGCCTCGATTATATCCGTAGGGGGCAAGAGCACCATACCTCCCGTTATCCCGATTCACTGCTTTGGTGGATCAAAAATTACCAGCAACACTTTGAGTCCGATGGACAATGGGAAAACGTGCTTCAAGCCATTACCCAATTGGTCTTAGATCTGTTGACATCTTTTGTCCTATTTGATTTAAGTGAACAGCAATGCGCTGACTTGGGTCGGGACTTTGACTACTCCATTGGGCCCTACAATCAAATCACTGTCCATGAAATGCTGGATGACCTGACCATCTGGACGGAATATGCAGGTGTTTTAGAAGCATTAATCGCACAATTAAAAGCCCTTAAGACGGTCAATCATGCCCGCTGGTATGTGGAATTAGCCGCCCACTCCCGCATTTGGTGCCTTCTTTATGACCCCTCCACGCCCCTTGATAACTATGCCAACAAGGAGCGGCTATTTCATGAACTTCACACCTTTGAATCCCTGCAAAAAGCCGAAGAAATTGCTCGGAGTATAACCCACTCGGAGGGTAAATCGAAGTACAATAAATTGGTATTGCTTTGAAACAGAAATGGGTGCCTAGCCCGGTAAAACCCCCATGACCACGACTCTCTGGGACCTGATCTTTATCGGTTTGACCCTGCTGTTGGTCTGGCTGGTGCTGGGTTGGTTGATAAAGGTGACACTGGATACCGGCAAAACCCTACTCACCATTGGCATAATTTTACTCATCTTGCAGTTTGGTCTTGGGGTTGGCCCCCGCACCGTCCTCACCCGCGCCTGGGAGATTGGGCAAAAATGGTGGCCGTCCCCGCTATATTTATTTCCGGCGCAATTTGGTCTATGGTAGGCTAGAAAAGTATTGCAGTATTAATAATTATGAGTCAGTTGCCCTTGGAGGTGGTCGTACCGCCGGTGCGCTTGGATACCACCACAAAAGATGGATTAACCCAGCAAGTCAAACAGATTGCCAGTCAAAAGGCGACCTTGGTTTTGCTGGATTTAAGCCAGGTGGAATTTGTGGATAGTTCGGGTTTGGGGGCGATGGTGGCGGCCTTAAAAAGTCTGCGTTCTGTGGGTGGCGAACTGGCGCTTTGCCAGCCCTCGGCACAGGTAAAAACCCTACTAGAAATTACCGGTTTAGAGCGGATCATCAAAATTTACCCCAATCGGCAAGCCTTTGACCAGGAATATGCCAAATAATATGGCCGGAAATTCCCACTTTTGCGAACAGGATTTATCCGCCGAATTTCTCGCCCATTACCAACAACAAACTGTTTTGGGTGTGGATACGGAAACCATGGGCTTGATCCCCGTTCGGGATCGGCTGTGTTTGGTGCAAATTAGTGATGCGGCGGGACAGACCACCCTAGTAAAAATTCTGCCGGGACAGACCCAAGCCCCCCATTTGCAAACCCTGTTGGAAACCCCTGACATTCTCAAAATTTTTCACTATGCCCGGTTTGATTTAGCGACCTTACGTTACCACTTGAATATCCAAGTACAACCCATTTTTTGTACCAAAATTGCCAGCAAAATCGCCCGTACCTATTCCCCAAAACACGGGTTAAAAGAGGTCGTGCAGGAACTCGTGGGCGTTGAATTGGATAAACAATCCCAATCTTCGGATTGGGGGCGACCGGATGCCCTGCGCCCGGAACAACTGGCCTATGCCGCCAATGATGTGATTTATTTACCCCAAGTTGCTGAGCAGTTAACCGCTATGTTGCAACGGGAAGGCCGCTGGCAATTGACGCAACAGTGTTTTCAGTGTGTGCCCACCATCGTGAGCTTAGATTTATTAAACTATCAGGGAATTTTTGAACATTAGAGCCTAAAACCCTTTGCGTTGCCGGAGCATGGCCTCTTGAATGCGTTTGCTGAGGTTGGGGTCTTGTTGGGCTTGGGTGGTGATGATATTAAATTCTTGGATGGTTAATCCCCGTTGCTCCACCAGGCGTTGGGATTTTTCAAAGTAGCGACTGCACACGGTTTGTACCGGGGTGGGTAGATTGCGTTCGCCGCAGAGGTTGCCGCTGGTGTTGACG encodes the following:
- a CDS encoding DUF4168 domain-containing protein; amino-acid sequence: MPTRLTLTLLLLLTCLHRPAWGQATPSDDRIQRYALIVLELEPIRQAHLEEARRLLGTVNTSGNLCGERNLPTPVQTVCSRYFEKSQRLVEQRGLTIQEFNIITTQAQQDPNLSKRIQEAMLRQRKGF
- a CDS encoding ribonuclease H-like domain-containing protein is translated as MAGNSHFCEQDLSAEFLAHYQQQTVLGVDTETMGLIPVRDRLCLVQISDAAGQTTLVKILPGQTQAPHLQTLLETPDILKIFHYARFDLATLRYHLNIQVQPIFCTKIASKIARTYSPKHGLKEVVQELVGVELDKQSQSSDWGRPDALRPEQLAYAANDVIYLPQVAEQLTAMLQREGRWQLTQQCFQCVPTIVSLDLLNYQGIFEH
- a CDS encoding DUF3782 domain-containing protein, yielding MAITLADIYKLFEKSQAEADRRSEEADKRSAEADRRSEEADRRSAEADRRLAKLEQSVERTTKAVDGLTTRWGRFVEGLVEPAVLNLFQQRGIDIKYVYPRAKTRQPGLAMEIDVLAVDDTVAILVECKSRLSKDDVDEFLIKLSRFKQSFPQYQNYRVHGAVAGIEIDEGIDHYAFRKGLFVIKPAGDSVAITNEPQFQPAAW
- a CDS encoding STAS domain-containing protein, encoding MSQLPLEVVVPPVRLDTTTKDGLTQQVKQIASQKATLVLLDLSQVEFVDSSGLGAMVAALKSLRSVGGELALCQPSAQVKTLLEITGLERIIKIYPNRQAFDQEYAK